The proteins below are encoded in one region of Pseudomonas sp. SCB32:
- a CDS encoding response regulator transcription factor has product MSKVLIVDDHPVIRMAMRVLLEKEGHVVVGETDNGVDALSLVKDLVPDLVVLDIGIPRLDGLEVISRISAFDLPLKILVLTGQSASLFAMRCMQAGASGFVCKQGGLAELISAVSAVVAGYNYFPSTAIRQTRRNSGQMDDQELIQRLSDREMAVLQYLANGYSNKEISEQMFISNKTVSTYKTRLLLKLNAHSLVDLIEFAKRNALV; this is encoded by the coding sequence GTGAGCAAGGTACTTATTGTCGATGACCACCCGGTGATCCGCATGGCGATGCGGGTATTGCTGGAAAAAGAAGGCCATGTCGTCGTAGGCGAGACGGACAACGGCGTGGATGCTCTCTCCCTGGTCAAGGACCTGGTTCCGGATCTGGTTGTCCTGGATATCGGAATTCCCCGCCTGGATGGCCTGGAGGTCATCAGCCGAATTTCCGCCTTCGATCTGCCGCTGAAAATCCTGGTGCTGACCGGGCAGAGCGCCTCCCTGTTCGCCATGCGCTGCATGCAGGCCGGCGCTTCGGGCTTCGTCTGCAAGCAGGGAGGGCTGGCCGAACTGATCAGCGCGGTCAGCGCCGTGGTGGCGGGATACAACTACTTCCCCAGCACCGCCATTCGGCAGACGCGCAGAAACAGCGGGCAAATGGACGACCAGGAGCTCATCCAGCGCCTCTCCGACCGCGAGATGGCCGTACTCCAGTATCTGGCAAACGGCTACTCGAACAAGGAGATCTCCGAGCAGATGTTCATCAGCAACAAGACGGTCAGTACCTACAAGACGCGCCTGCTGTTGAAGCTGAACGCTCATTCCCTGGTCGATCTGATCGAGTTTGCCAAGCGAAACGCTCTGGTCTGA
- a CDS encoding response regulator, which yields MQMHLNRMEFFYLTPALDAEEAREACQRRGRPFDLLLCDINLPGVSGIELLNELVSSGGIRQAILFSCKENDELRALEKNLKASGLPLLACLSKPLEQRTLLRTLGKKSA from the coding sequence ATGCAGATGCATCTTAACCGGATGGAGTTCTTCTACCTGACGCCAGCGCTGGACGCGGAGGAGGCCCGCGAGGCTTGCCAACGCCGCGGCAGGCCCTTCGACCTGCTGCTGTGCGACATCAATCTCCCGGGAGTCAGCGGCATAGAGCTGCTCAACGAACTGGTGAGCAGCGGTGGCATACGCCAGGCGATACTGTTCAGTTGCAAGGAAAACGACGAACTGCGGGCGCTGGAGAAAAACCTCAAGGCAAGCGGCCTTCCCCTTCTCGCCTGCCTGTCCAAACCCCTGGAGCAGCGGACGCTGCTGCGAACACTGGGCAAGAAAAGCGCATGA
- a CDS encoding YggL family protein produces the protein MATNRSRRLRKKLCVDEFQELGFELSFQYKEGLDAAAIAAFMQRFASDAVEPNDMVYGGCDEYGFVCLAQRGSVSEEQRAIVDGWLKLQPELAGFTAGPLMDAWYPDQPINATAQ, from the coding sequence ATGGCCACTAATCGTTCCCGTCGTTTGCGCAAGAAGCTGTGTGTCGATGAATTCCAGGAGTTGGGATTCGAGTTGAGCTTCCAATACAAGGAGGGGCTGGATGCAGCGGCGATCGCGGCATTCATGCAGCGCTTCGCATCCGATGCGGTAGAGCCCAACGACATGGTGTATGGCGGCTGTGACGAGTACGGCTTCGTCTGCCTGGCACAGCGCGGCTCGGTCAGCGAAGAGCAGCGCGCCATTGTCGACGGCTGGCTCAAGCTGCAGCCGGAACTCGCCGGCTTCACGGCAGGGCCGTTGATGGACGCCTGGTATCCGGATCAGCCGATCAACGCAACAGCGCAATAG